One window of Nocardia nova SH22a genomic DNA carries:
- a CDS encoding MMPL family transporter, with the protein MSVYLYRWGKFAFRRKWIVLPVWLLIFVIVGSVGVLLKTQSQDNFNMPNLPSQKATDILDKEFPGASEAFKFDAVTGTYVVKPTQGKLTDEENHKQLTTLIQKINDLRVDDQDIIDRDKIKGDPQHPGVLVDPVAATAAMGCTSGDRSNPDFVAKCGLAPLNVLGKNNNADTVTYFTVPFKIKSFSDLTEAQKDAAYHVADDARAHGLEVELSGTIAAQQMETGGASEMIGYVVAFIVMMVAFGALLAAFVPIVTGVVGVGMAGALIMAGTSIADIPNFTTVLASMIGIALSIDYALFIVSRYKHELAVQDSPEEAAGVAIGTAGSAVVFAGMTVIIALCGLSIVGVSFLTWMGLGGALAAFFAILVALTLLPAIMGATGRFLFKPKLPLVARTDTEDDAAVTNGKRFARIIAKAPWLTLGASVIVLGLLAAPAVNLSLGLPGDDSQPKTSTVRKAYDLRTEGFGEGSNGTLMVVADLSKVKPEQRKEAVTALHDKLAAYPGMDFVTSPSTNKVDQKTKTPDYVNSTGAQMTAVPTHGPNNEDTQDLVKHARDAESELNAKYGMEYGITGTTAIYSDVSNALLGKIVPYMTIVAIAAFLLLVLVFRSVLVPLTAALGFLLSMAATFGTTVLIFQQDKLGLIGDQHPIVSFLPIMLIGLVFGLAMDYQVFLVTRMREEYVHGKSPKEAMISGYHHGARVVTSAAIIMISVFAGFVLMPDVTAKSMGFALAAGVLFDAFLVRMVLIPSLLVLMGKWAWWMPKWLDRILPDIDVEGTKLRELQQRNRDEETVKEPVPVG; encoded by the coding sequence GTGTCCGTGTACCTCTATCGGTGGGGGAAGTTCGCCTTCCGCCGAAAATGGATCGTGTTACCGGTCTGGTTGCTGATCTTCGTCATCGTCGGCAGCGTCGGTGTGCTGCTGAAGACTCAGAGCCAGGACAACTTCAACATGCCGAATCTGCCTTCGCAGAAGGCGACCGACATCCTGGACAAGGAGTTCCCGGGCGCCTCGGAGGCATTCAAATTCGACGCCGTGACCGGCACCTACGTGGTGAAGCCGACGCAGGGCAAGCTCACCGACGAGGAAAACCACAAGCAGTTGACGACGTTGATCCAGAAGATCAACGACCTGCGGGTGGACGACCAGGACATCATCGACCGGGACAAGATCAAGGGCGATCCGCAGCATCCGGGCGTCCTGGTCGACCCGGTCGCCGCGACGGCGGCGATGGGCTGCACCTCCGGTGATCGCAGCAATCCGGACTTCGTCGCGAAATGTGGTCTGGCGCCGCTGAATGTGCTCGGCAAGAACAACAATGCCGACACCGTCACCTACTTCACCGTGCCATTCAAGATCAAGTCCTTCTCCGACCTCACCGAGGCGCAGAAGGACGCGGCCTACCACGTCGCCGACGACGCGCGGGCGCACGGGCTCGAGGTCGAGCTCAGCGGCACCATCGCCGCACAGCAGATGGAGACCGGCGGCGCCTCGGAGATGATCGGCTACGTCGTGGCCTTCATCGTCATGATGGTCGCGTTCGGCGCGCTGCTGGCGGCATTCGTGCCGATCGTCACCGGCGTCGTCGGCGTGGGTATGGCGGGCGCGCTGATCATGGCGGGTACCTCCATCGCGGACATCCCGAACTTCACCACGGTGCTGGCCTCGATGATCGGTATCGCGCTGTCCATCGACTACGCGCTGTTCATCGTCTCGCGCTACAAACACGAACTGGCGGTACAGGATTCGCCCGAGGAAGCGGCGGGTGTGGCCATCGGCACCGCCGGTTCCGCGGTCGTGTTCGCCGGCATGACCGTGATCATCGCGCTGTGCGGGCTGAGCATCGTCGGCGTGAGCTTCCTGACCTGGATGGGTCTGGGCGGTGCGCTCGCGGCGTTCTTCGCGATCCTGGTCGCGCTGACGCTGCTGCCCGCGATCATGGGTGCGACCGGACGCTTCCTGTTCAAGCCGAAGCTGCCACTGGTCGCGCGCACCGACACCGAGGACGACGCCGCCGTCACCAACGGCAAGCGGTTCGCGCGGATCATCGCCAAGGCCCCGTGGCTGACCCTCGGCGCCAGCGTGATCGTGCTCGGCCTGCTCGCCGCGCCCGCGGTGAATCTGAGCCTCGGCCTGCCCGGCGATGACAGCCAGCCGAAGACCAGCACCGTCCGCAAGGCATACGACCTGCGCACCGAGGGCTTCGGCGAGGGCAGCAACGGCACCCTGATGGTCGTCGCCGATCTGTCGAAGGTGAAGCCGGAGCAGCGCAAGGAGGCCGTCACCGCGCTGCACGACAAGCTGGCCGCGTATCCGGGCATGGACTTCGTGACCAGTCCGTCCACGAACAAGGTCGACCAGAAGACCAAGACCCCGGACTACGTGAACAGCACCGGGGCCCAGATGACCGCCGTGCCCACCCACGGACCGAACAACGAGGACACCCAGGACCTGGTGAAACATGCCAGGGACGCGGAGTCCGAGCTGAACGCGAAGTACGGCATGGAGTACGGCATCACCGGTACGACGGCGATCTACTCCGATGTGTCGAATGCCCTGCTCGGCAAGATCGTTCCGTATATGACGATCGTGGCGATCGCGGCCTTCCTGCTGCTCGTGCTGGTGTTCCGCTCGGTTCTGGTGCCGTTGACGGCGGCCCTCGGCTTCCTCTTGTCGATGGCGGCGACCTTCGGTACGACCGTGCTGATCTTCCAGCAGGACAAGCTCGGCCTGATCGGTGATCAGCATCCGATCGTGAGCTTCCTGCCGATCATGTTGATCGGCTTGGTCTTCGGACTCGCGATGGACTACCAGGTCTTCCTGGTGACCCGCATGCGCGAGGAATACGTGCACGGCAAGTCGCCGAAGGAGGCCATGATCTCGGGCTACCACCACGGCGCCCGGGTGGTCACCTCCGCCGCCATCATCATGATCTCGGTGTTCGCCGGATTCGTGCTGATGCCGGACGTGACGGCGAAGTCCATGGGCTTCGCCCTGGCCGCGGGCGTGCTGTTCGACGCCTTCCTCGTCCGGATGGTGCTGATCCCGTCGCTGCTGGTCCTGATGGGCAAGTGGGCGTGGTGGATGCCGAAGTGGCTGGACCGGATCCTGCCGGACATCGACGTCGAGGGCACCAAGCTGCGAGAACTGCAGCAGCGCAACCGCGACGAGGAGACCGTGAAGGAACCGGTGCCGGTCGGCTGA
- a CDS encoding TetR/AcrR family transcriptional regulator, whose product MSARSTSGSVVAGQSTKDAIREAAIRLFSHKGFEQTSLREVADAVGITKASLYYHYASKLDLLLAIIEPIFDDMNSVVDDLEGIPYSPQRSREVLDRQLRTLMRHRTAGAMCVRDTVAIINAIGDRHPDLMEMHERLCRWLAGPEPTDEALLRASSALEVLSTVLWSKGLVPDAPDEVIERVLLDAALTVLTGPR is encoded by the coding sequence ATGAGCGCCCGCAGTACCTCCGGATCAGTCGTCGCAGGTCAAAGCACCAAGGACGCGATCCGCGAGGCGGCGATCCGGCTGTTCTCGCACAAGGGCTTCGAGCAGACCAGCCTGCGCGAGGTCGCGGATGCGGTGGGAATCACAAAGGCGTCGCTCTACTATCACTACGCCTCGAAGCTCGATCTGCTGCTGGCCATCATCGAGCCGATCTTCGACGATATGAACAGCGTGGTGGACGACCTGGAGGGGATCCCCTACAGTCCGCAGCGCTCCCGCGAGGTGCTCGATCGTCAGCTGCGCACCCTCATGCGGCATCGCACGGCCGGTGCGATGTGCGTGCGGGATACGGTGGCCATCATCAATGCCATCGGTGACCGCCACCCGGATCTGATGGAGATGCACGAGCGGTTGTGCCGATGGCTGGCCGGACCCGAGCCGACCGACGAGGCGTTGCTGCGGGCCAGTTCCGCACTGGAGGTACTGAGTACGGTGTTGTGGTCGAAGGGGCTGGTGCCCGACGCCCCCGACGAGGTGATCGAACGCGTGCTGCTCGACGCCGCGCTGACCGTGCTGACCGGGCCGCGCTAG
- a CDS encoding RrF2 family transcriptional regulator: MHITARVDHAVRILLEIARAEPNSVKAETIATAQGISPKILESIAAELRRADLVISRRGPDGGYRLARPAERISVADVIRAVEGPLASVRGQRPEDVEYSGAAAPLQRVWIALRVNIRAVLEQVSIADVAADELPDFVTELVADPGAWTRRPAPVAGA; encoded by the coding sequence GTGCACATCACGGCCAGGGTCGATCACGCGGTTCGCATTCTGCTGGAAATCGCTCGCGCCGAGCCGAATTCGGTGAAGGCGGAGACGATCGCCACGGCACAGGGGATTTCGCCGAAGATCCTGGAATCCATTGCGGCCGAACTGCGCCGGGCCGATCTGGTGATCAGCCGTCGCGGTCCCGACGGTGGGTACCGGCTGGCGCGTCCGGCCGAGCGGATCAGTGTGGCCGATGTGATCCGCGCGGTCGAGGGCCCGCTGGCCTCGGTGCGCGGGCAGCGGCCCGAGGACGTGGAGTACTCGGGCGCGGCGGCGCCGCTGCAGCGGGTGTGGATCGCGCTGCGGGTGAATATCCGCGCGGTCCTGGAACAGGTGTCGATCGCGGATGTCGCGGCCGACGAACTGCCCGATTTCGTCACCGAACTGGTGGCCGATCCGGGTGCCTGGACCCGGCGTCCCGCACCGGTCGCGGGCGCCTGA
- a CDS encoding ABC transporter ATP-binding protein encodes MLIRLLRAFLAPYRTQLAGVVVLQVISVIAMLYLPSLNADIIDNGVTKGDIGYIWTTGLWMLLVSGVQIVASAFSVYLGAQAAMGAGREMRAALLHRVGTFSAREVGIFGAPSLITRNTNDVQQVQLLIVMSVTIVVMAPIMCVGGIVMALRQDLGLSWILLVAVPILGLTMALIISRMVPGFRRVQERIDVVNRVLREQITGIRVVRAFVRERQEVARFGVANDELTSASLFVGRLAALMFPAVMLISNLTTVAVIWFGGHAIDDGTMQIGSLTALLSYIMQILMAVMMASFLAMIAPRAAVSAERIAQVLETDSSVVPPAAPQSFTADPGIVELRGAQFKFPGAEEPVLRDISFRVEPGQTTAVVGSTGSGKTTLVNLIPRLIDATDGSVRVGGTEVRDVDMDLLRSQIGLVPQKAYLFSGTIAENLRYGDPEATDEQLWEALEIAQAADFVREMPEGLQTPVAQGGTTVSGGQRQRLAIARALVKKPKIYLFDDCFSALDVATDARVRDALRPRTREAAVITVAQRISTVRDADQIVVLEDGAMVGLGTHEQLLRECEEYREIVESQFSPEEAAR; translated from the coding sequence ATGTTGATCCGGTTGCTGCGCGCCTTTCTCGCCCCCTACCGCACCCAGTTGGCGGGGGTTGTTGTGCTGCAGGTCATCTCCGTCATCGCCATGCTCTATCTGCCCAGCCTGAACGCCGACATCATCGACAACGGCGTCACCAAGGGCGATATCGGCTACATCTGGACCACCGGTCTGTGGATGCTGCTGGTATCGGGCGTGCAGATCGTGGCCTCGGCGTTTTCGGTCTATCTGGGTGCACAGGCGGCGATGGGGGCGGGGCGTGAGATGCGCGCGGCACTGCTGCACCGGGTGGGCACCTTCTCCGCCCGCGAGGTCGGCATCTTCGGCGCACCGTCGCTGATCACCCGCAACACCAACGATGTGCAGCAGGTTCAGCTGCTGATCGTGATGAGTGTGACCATCGTGGTGATGGCGCCGATCATGTGTGTGGGCGGCATCGTGATGGCGTTGCGCCAGGATCTGGGCCTGTCCTGGATCCTGCTGGTCGCGGTGCCGATTCTCGGGCTGACCATGGCGCTGATCATCTCCCGCATGGTGCCCGGTTTCCGGCGGGTGCAGGAGCGCATCGATGTGGTGAACCGGGTGCTGCGCGAGCAGATCACCGGTATCCGCGTGGTGCGGGCCTTCGTGCGGGAGCGGCAGGAGGTGGCCCGGTTCGGCGTCGCCAACGACGAGCTCACCTCGGCCTCGCTGTTCGTGGGCCGGTTGGCCGCGCTGATGTTCCCCGCTGTGATGTTGATCAGCAACCTGACCACGGTCGCGGTGATCTGGTTCGGCGGGCACGCCATCGACGACGGGACCATGCAGATCGGGTCGCTGACCGCGCTGCTGTCCTACATCATGCAGATTCTGATGGCGGTCATGATGGCGTCGTTCCTGGCGATGATCGCCCCGCGCGCGGCGGTGTCCGCCGAACGCATCGCCCAGGTGCTCGAGACCGATTCCTCGGTGGTGCCACCGGCGGCGCCGCAGTCCTTCACCGCCGATCCGGGCATCGTCGAGTTGCGCGGGGCGCAGTTCAAATTCCCCGGCGCCGAGGAACCGGTGTTGCGCGACATCAGCTTCCGGGTCGAGCCGGGGCAGACCACGGCGGTCGTCGGCTCGACCGGGTCCGGTAAGACCACCCTGGTCAATCTGATCCCGCGGTTGATCGACGCGACCGACGGCAGCGTCCGGGTCGGCGGTACCGAGGTGCGCGACGTCGATATGGATCTGCTGCGCTCCCAGATCGGCCTGGTGCCGCAGAAGGCGTATCTGTTCTCCGGCACGATCGCGGAGAATCTGCGCTACGGCGATCCCGAGGCCACCGACGAACAGCTGTGGGAGGCACTGGAAATCGCGCAGGCCGCCGATTTCGTGCGCGAGATGCCCGAGGGCCTGCAGACGCCGGTCGCTCAGGGCGGTACCACCGTGTCGGGCGGTCAGCGCCAGCGTCTCGCCATCGCCCGCGCCCTGGTGAAGAAGCCCAAGATCTATCTGTTCGACGACTGCTTCTCCGCACTCGACGTCGCGACCGACGCCCGGGTGCGCGACGCGCTGCGACCGCGCACCCGCGAGGCCGCGGTGATCACGGTGGCGCAGCGCATCTCGACCGTCCGCGACGCCGACCAGATCGTCGTCCTCGAGGACGGCGCCATGGTCGGCCTCGGCACCCACGAACAGCTGTTGCGCGAATGCGAGGAGTACCGGGAGATCGTGGAATCGCAGTTCAGTCCCGAGGAGGCGGCTCGATGA
- a CDS encoding ABC transporter ATP-binding protein: MRPGAPMPGAPGQKAKSFGPTLKRLLARLAPDRIVVILILLLTVAAVVMNTLGPQILGKATNLIFDGVISKQLPAGLTKDQAVASLRDQGQDRLAGMLSSMNVNPGHGVDFSAVSRVLMLVLVLYIVAAVFNWLQAYLLATVINRAVQRLRSEVEDKIHRLPLSYFDTNARGDVLSRVTNDVDNVAQSLQQTMSQLVMSVLSVIGILIMMFWISWLLALIALLTVPAAIIVTAQIAKRSKPHFVDQWKYTGLVNAQVEEAYTGHEVITAFGRVNEVGAEFDKRNDKLYQASFKAQFISGLIMPVMMFIGNLNYVLIAVVGGLRVASGSLSLGEVQAFIQYSRQFSQPLTQIGSMINLLQSGVASAERIFEILDAEEQIPDPAVQDQRPIDRGRVEFDAVSFRYEADKPIIDELSLVAEPGHVVAIVGPTGAGKTTLVNLLERFYELDSGAITIDGVDITTVGRDRLRSRIGMVLQDTWLFGGTIRENIAYGNPEASEDDILDAARAAYVDRFVHSLPDGYDTVIDEEGSGVSAGEKQLITIARAFLAKPTILILDEATSSVDTRTELLVQQAMAALRRDRTSFVIAHRLSTIRDADLIVVMEAGHIVEQGTHDALLENRGAYFRLYNAQFAGAAVDQDLVDEETVDAV; the protein is encoded by the coding sequence ATGAGGCCCGGGGCTCCCATGCCCGGTGCGCCCGGGCAGAAGGCAAAGTCGTTCGGGCCCACGTTGAAGCGGCTGCTCGCGCGGCTGGCTCCCGACCGGATCGTCGTGATCCTGATCCTGCTGCTGACGGTCGCGGCCGTCGTCATGAACACACTCGGCCCGCAGATCCTCGGCAAGGCCACCAACCTCATCTTCGACGGCGTCATCAGCAAACAGCTGCCCGCGGGTCTCACCAAGGATCAGGCGGTGGCCTCGCTGCGCGATCAGGGGCAGGACCGGCTCGCGGGCATGCTCTCGTCGATGAATGTCAACCCCGGTCACGGCGTCGATTTCAGCGCGGTGAGCCGGGTGCTGATGCTGGTCCTGGTGCTCTACATCGTGGCCGCGGTGTTCAACTGGCTGCAGGCGTATCTGCTGGCCACCGTGATCAACCGGGCGGTGCAGCGGCTGCGCAGCGAGGTGGAGGACAAGATCCACCGGCTGCCGCTGAGCTACTTCGACACCAATGCCCGCGGCGATGTGCTCTCGCGCGTCACCAACGATGTCGACAATGTGGCGCAGAGCCTGCAGCAGACCATGAGCCAGCTGGTCATGTCGGTGCTGTCGGTGATCGGCATCCTTATCATGATGTTCTGGATCTCGTGGCTGCTCGCGCTGATCGCACTGCTCACGGTTCCGGCCGCGATCATCGTCACCGCGCAGATCGCCAAGCGGTCCAAACCGCATTTCGTCGATCAGTGGAAGTACACCGGCCTGGTCAATGCCCAGGTCGAGGAGGCGTACACCGGCCACGAGGTGATCACCGCGTTCGGCCGGGTCAACGAGGTCGGCGCCGAATTCGACAAGCGCAACGACAAGCTCTACCAGGCCAGCTTCAAGGCCCAGTTCATCTCCGGCCTGATCATGCCGGTGATGATGTTCATCGGGAACCTGAACTATGTGCTGATCGCCGTGGTCGGCGGTCTGCGGGTGGCCTCGGGCAGTCTGTCGCTGGGTGAGGTGCAGGCGTTCATCCAGTACTCGCGCCAGTTCAGCCAGCCGCTGACGCAGATCGGCTCGATGATCAATCTGCTGCAGTCCGGTGTCGCCTCCGCGGAGCGGATCTTCGAGATCCTCGACGCCGAGGAGCAGATTCCCGATCCGGCCGTGCAGGATCAGCGCCCGATCGATCGCGGCCGGGTCGAATTCGACGCGGTGTCGTTCCGCTACGAGGCCGACAAGCCGATCATCGACGAGCTGTCGCTGGTCGCCGAGCCCGGCCATGTGGTCGCCATCGTCGGACCCACCGGCGCCGGTAAGACGACGCTGGTCAACCTGCTGGAGCGGTTCTACGAACTGGATTCCGGCGCGATCACCATCGACGGCGTCGACATCACCACCGTCGGCCGCGATCGGCTGCGCTCGCGGATCGGCATGGTGCTCCAGGACACCTGGTTGTTCGGCGGGACCATCCGGGAGAACATCGCCTACGGCAATCCGGAGGCGAGCGAGGACGACATCCTCGACGCCGCACGCGCGGCCTATGTGGATCGCTTCGTGCACTCGCTGCCCGACGGCTACGACACGGTGATCGACGAGGAGGGCTCCGGAGTCAGCGCCGGTGAGAAGCAGCTGATCACCATCGCCCGCGCCTTCCTGGCCAAGCCCACCATCCTGATCCTGGACGAGGCCACCAGTTCGGTCGACACCCGCACCGAACTGCTGGTGCAGCAGGCCATGGCCGCACTGCGCCGCGATCGCACCAGTTTCGTCATCGCGCACCGGCTTTCGACCATCCGCGATGCCGATCTGATCGTGGTGATGGAAGCCGGGCACATCGTCGAACAGGGCACCCACGACGCCCTGCTCGAGAACCGCGGCGCCTACTTCCGCCTCTACAACGCGCAGTTCGCGGGCGCGGCGGTCGATCAGGACCTGGTCGACGAGGAAACCGTCGACGCTGTCTGA
- the tgt gene encoding tRNA guanosine(34) transglycosylase Tgt, producing MSDPAQFAFTIGTRLPGRHGRTGVISTPHGDIATPAFVPVGTKATVKAVLPETMAEIGAQALLANAYHLYLQPGSDIVDEAGGLSRFMNWPGPTFTDSGGFQVMSLGVGFKKVLAMEAVGVRSDEVIAEGKERLAVVDDDGVTFRSHLDGSKHRFTPEVSMGIQHRLGADVMFAFDELTTLFNTRGYQEKSLRRTHEWAQRCIDEHERLTTDRSHRPYQALFAVIQGAQYEDLRRKASRDLDAMRGSGGTAFDGFGIGGALEKANLGTIVGWCCDELPEEKPRHLLGISEPEDFFVAIENGADTFDCVNPSRVARNAAIYVRAGRFNINTSRFRRDFTPIDDECDCYTCAHYTRAYIHHLFKAKEMLAATLCTIHNERFTIRLVDDIRASIDGGHYDEFKTEFLGRWQGRIRFD from the coding sequence GTGTCCGATCCCGCCCAGTTCGCTTTCACCATCGGTACCCGGCTGCCCGGCAGGCACGGCCGCACCGGGGTGATCAGCACACCGCACGGTGACATCGCCACTCCGGCCTTCGTCCCGGTCGGCACGAAGGCGACGGTCAAGGCGGTACTACCGGAGACGATGGCCGAGATCGGCGCGCAGGCGCTGCTGGCCAACGCCTACCACCTGTATCTGCAGCCCGGCTCCGACATCGTCGACGAGGCGGGCGGGCTGAGCCGGTTCATGAACTGGCCCGGCCCCACCTTCACCGACAGCGGCGGCTTCCAGGTGATGTCGCTGGGCGTCGGCTTCAAGAAGGTGCTCGCGATGGAGGCGGTCGGCGTGCGCAGCGACGAGGTGATCGCCGAGGGGAAGGAACGTCTCGCCGTGGTGGACGACGACGGTGTCACCTTCCGGTCGCATCTCGACGGTTCGAAGCACCGGTTCACGCCGGAGGTCTCGATGGGGATCCAGCATCGCCTCGGCGCCGATGTGATGTTCGCCTTCGACGAGCTGACCACTCTGTTCAATACCCGTGGCTACCAGGAGAAGTCGCTGCGGCGCACGCACGAGTGGGCGCAGCGCTGCATCGACGAACACGAGCGGCTCACCACCGACCGGTCACACCGGCCGTATCAGGCGCTGTTCGCGGTGATCCAGGGTGCGCAGTACGAGGATCTGCGCCGCAAGGCATCCCGTGATCTGGATGCGATGCGGGGCAGTGGCGGAACGGCTTTCGACGGTTTCGGTATCGGCGGCGCGCTGGAGAAGGCCAATCTCGGCACCATCGTGGGCTGGTGCTGCGATGAGCTGCCAGAGGAGAAGCCGCGGCATCTGCTGGGCATCAGCGAACCGGAGGACTTCTTCGTCGCCATCGAGAACGGCGCCGACACCTTCGACTGCGTGAACCCCTCCCGGGTGGCCCGCAATGCCGCGATCTATGTCCGCGCGGGCCGATTCAACATCAACACCAGCCGTTTCCGCCGTGACTTCACCCCGATCGACGACGAGTGCGACTGCTACACCTGCGCCCACTACACCCGCGCCTACATCCATCACCTGTTCAAGGCGAAGGAGATGCTGGCCGCCACGCTGTGCACAATTCACAACGAGCGCTTCACGATTCGGCTCGTCGACGATATCCGCGCGAGTATCGATGGCGGCCACTACGACGAGTTCAAGACCGAATTCCTCGGCCGCTGGCAGGGCCGTATCCGCTTCGATTGA
- a CDS encoding queuosine precursor transporter has product MSETRETTPTGESGHPAVEHAAFAQAAGSPFTLIVTLFTATLMISNICATKGVQFFTGHEVSLGPIEVLPITTDGAFFLFPLAYVIGDVLSEVYGFKAARRTIYYGFGMLILMVVCFWIAIGLPAAGFYDGQDAFRSVAGTTPQLVAAGLAGYVVGQFLNSMTLVLIKERTKEKHLWARLLGSTVAGEFGDTLIFCSIAATAIGINTWGAFINYVIVGFVWKTLCEVLVMPISYRVIAYLKKKEPSYAPLDKSALFS; this is encoded by the coding sequence GTGAGCGAGACACGAGAAACGACACCGACCGGGGAGTCTGGACACCCCGCGGTCGAACACGCAGCATTCGCGCAGGCCGCGGGGAGCCCCTTCACATTGATCGTGACCTTGTTCACGGCAACCCTGATGATCTCCAACATCTGCGCCACCAAGGGCGTGCAGTTCTTCACCGGCCACGAGGTATCCCTCGGCCCCATCGAAGTCCTGCCGATCACGACCGACGGCGCCTTCTTCCTGTTCCCCCTGGCCTATGTGATCGGCGATGTGCTGAGCGAGGTCTACGGCTTCAAGGCCGCCCGCCGCACCATCTACTACGGATTCGGCATGCTGATCCTGATGGTGGTGTGCTTCTGGATCGCCATCGGACTGCCCGCCGCCGGGTTCTACGACGGTCAGGACGCCTTCCGCAGCGTCGCGGGCACCACCCCGCAGCTCGTGGCCGCCGGACTGGCCGGATACGTCGTGGGCCAGTTCCTGAACTCGATGACGCTGGTGCTGATCAAGGAGCGCACCAAGGAGAAGCATCTGTGGGCCCGGCTGCTGGGTTCCACCGTCGCCGGGGAATTCGGCGACACCCTGATCTTCTGCTCGATCGCGGCGACCGCCATCGGGATCAACACCTGGGGTGCGTTCATCAACTACGTGATCGTCGGATTCGTCTGGAAGACGCTGTGCGAGGTGCTGGTCATGCCGATCAGTTACCGCGTGATCGCCTATCTGAAGAAGAAGGAACCCAGCTACGCGCCGCTGGACAAGTCCGCGCTGTTCAGCTGA
- a CDS encoding DUF4190 domain-containing protein produces MTNPGDSDEWWKQYGGEGVSSDSDAHPSVPSQPTPPPASPPPAAGYPSAPGQPMPNQPAPPSYPSYPQPQPHQPQPYGQPNYGYPGGAMPYQPYGYAQPQQGTNGLAIGSLIASVLGLCTCIGSIVGIILGIIALNQIKERGQQGRGMAIAGICIGAGAIVLFIVWIIINVVASS; encoded by the coding sequence ATGACGAATCCCGGCGATTCCGACGAATGGTGGAAACAGTACGGTGGGGAGGGCGTGTCGTCCGATTCGGACGCTCACCCGTCGGTGCCGTCGCAGCCCACGCCGCCCCCGGCTTCTCCGCCCCCCGCGGCGGGATATCCCTCGGCACCGGGCCAGCCGATGCCGAATCAGCCCGCTCCGCCGTCGTATCCGAGCTATCCGCAACCACAGCCACACCAGCCGCAGCCCTACGGCCAGCCGAATTACGGCTATCCCGGCGGTGCGATGCCCTACCAGCCGTACGGCTACGCGCAGCCGCAGCAGGGGACCAACGGGCTGGCCATCGGCTCGCTGATCGCCTCGGTACTGGGCCTGTGCACGTGTATCGGGTCGATCGTCGGGATCATCCTGGGCATCATCGCGCTGAACCAGATCAAGGAACGCGGTCAGCAGGGGCGCGGTATGGCGATTGCCGGTATCTGCATCGGCGCGGGCGCCATCGTGCTGTTCATCGTCTGGATCATCATCAACGTCGTGGCGTCGAGTTAG
- the gluQRS gene encoding tRNA glutamyl-Q(34) synthetase GluQRS, protein MIPHTAGAGRFAPSPSGDLHLGNLRTALLAWLFARCSARNFRIRMEDLDRVRPGAAERQLADLAAIGLDWDGPVTWQSDRTRHYDEAIDRLTAAGMTYECYCTRKEIQQAATAPHGPMGAYPGTCRDLGAAERAAKRAEGRPPALRLRSRTTEFEIVDEIHGRYRGVVDDFVLRRGDGTAAYNLAVVVDDAAQGMDQVVRGDDLLPSSPRQAYLATELGLAVPRYAHVPLVLNTGGARLAKRDGAVTLRDRTALGETPGQVFALLAESLGYHGDTPRALLGQFTPESVPRAAWILDPEHPNPLRHH, encoded by the coding sequence ATGATTCCGCACACCGCCGGTGCGGGCCGCTTCGCACCGAGCCCGTCCGGAGATCTGCATCTGGGCAATCTGCGCACGGCGCTGCTGGCCTGGTTGTTCGCCCGCTGCTCCGCACGCAACTTCCGGATCCGGATGGAGGATCTGGATCGGGTACGACCGGGTGCGGCCGAACGGCAGCTCGCCGATCTGGCCGCGATCGGGCTCGACTGGGACGGCCCGGTCACCTGGCAATCGGACCGGACGCGGCACTACGACGAGGCGATCGACCGGCTCACCGCCGCCGGAATGACCTACGAATGCTATTGCACGCGAAAGGAAATCCAGCAGGCGGCCACGGCGCCGCACGGACCGATGGGCGCCTATCCCGGCACCTGCCGCGATCTCGGCGCCGCCGAGCGGGCGGCCAAGCGCGCCGAGGGCCGTCCACCGGCATTGCGCCTGCGCTCGCGGACAACGGAATTCGAGATCGTCGACGAGATCCACGGCAGATATCGCGGTGTGGTCGATGATTTCGTCCTGCGCCGCGGCGACGGCACCGCGGCGTACAACCTCGCGGTCGTGGTCGACGATGCCGCACAGGGCATGGACCAGGTGGTGCGCGGTGACGATCTGCTGCCCTCCTCGCCACGGCAGGCCTATCTGGCCACCGAGCTGGGGCTCGCGGTTCCCCGCTACGCGCACGTCCCCCTGGTGCTCAACACCGGCGGCGCCCGGCTGGCCAAACGCGACGGCGCGGTGACCCTGCGCGATCGGACGGCACTCGGCGAAACGCCGGGACAGGTATTCGCACTACTGGCGGAATCGCTCGGCTACCACGGTGACACCCCGCGCGCACTGCTCGGCCAGTTCACCCCCGAGAGCGTGCCGCGCGCGGCGTGGATTCTGGACCCCGAGCATCCGAACCCACTCCGACACCACTGA